One genomic segment of Ricinus communis isolate WT05 ecotype wild-type chromosome 5, ASM1957865v1, whole genome shotgun sequence includes these proteins:
- the LOC8266452 gene encoding tubulin beta-1 chain codes for MREILHVQGGQCGNQIGAKFWEVVCAEHGIDSTGRYHGDTDLQLERVNVYYNEASCGRFVPRAVLMDLEPGTMDSVRSGPYGQIFRPDNFVFGQSGAGNNWAKGHYTEGAELIDSVLDVVRKEAENCDCLQGFQVCHSLGGGTGSGMGTLLISKMREEYPDRMMLTFSVFPSPKVSDTVVEPYNATLSVHQLVENADECMVLDNEALYDICFRTLKLTTPSFGDLNHLISATMSGVTCCLRFPGQLNSDLRKLAVNLIPFPRLHFFMVGFAPLTSRGSQQYRALTVPELTQQMWDAKNMMCAADPRHGRYLTASAMFRGKMSTKEVDEQMINVQNKNSSYFVEWIPNNVKSTVCDIPPTGLKMASTFIGNSTSIQEMFRRVSEQFTAMFRRKAFLHWYTGEGMDEMEFTEAESNMNDLVSEYQQYQDATADEEGEYEDEEEYEEEA; via the exons atgagagaaatTCTCCACGTTCAGGGAGGCCAATGCGGCAACCAAATCGGAGCTAAGTTCTGGGAAGTGGTGTGTGCCGAGCACGGAATCGACTCAACGGGTCGGTACCATGGCGATACGGATCTTCAACTGGAGCGGGTCAATGTGTATTACAACGAGGCAAGCTGTGGTAGATTTGTGCCACGTGCAGTACTGATGGATCTGGAACCGGGTACGATGGATAGTGTTAGATCCGGGCCCTATGGACAGATATTTAGACCCGACAATTTTGTATTCGGGCAATCGGGTGCCGGTAACAATTGGGCGAAAGGGCATTATACTGAAGGTGCTGAGTTGATTGATTCTGTTCTTGATGTTGTTAGGAAAGAAGCTGAGAACTGTGACTGCTTGCAAG GGTTTCAGGTATGTCATTCACTGGGAGGAGGAACTGGCTCAGGAATGGGGACACTATTGATATCAAAGATGAGAGAAGAGTATCCAGATAGAATGATGCTAACATTCTCAGTATTTCCATCACCAAAAGTGTCAGATACAGTTGTTGAGCCATATAATGCTACTTTATCTGTTCACCAGCTTGTTGAGAACGCAGATGAGTGTATGGTTCTTGATAATGAAGCTCTTTATGATATCTGCTTCCGTACTCTCAAGCTCACCACTCCCAGTT ttgGGGATTTGAATCACCTGATTTCTGCCACCATGAGTGGTGTTACATGCTGTCTTCGATTCCCTGGTCAGCTCAACTCAGACCTTCGCAAGCTTGCTGTGAACCTCATCCCATTCCCCAGGCTTCACTTTTTCATGGTTGGCTTTGCACCCCTCACATCCCGTGGTTCTCAGCAGTACCGTGCCCTCACTGTACCAGAGCTCACCCAGCAAATGTGGGATGCCAAGAACATGATGTGCGCTGCTGATCCTCGCCATGGTAGATATCTCACAGCATCAGCCATGTTCCGCGGCAAAATGAGCACAAAGGAAGTTGATGAGCAGATGATCAATGTCCAAAACAAGAATTCATCCTACTTCGTTGAATGGATACCCAACAATGTCAAGTCCACTGTTTGTGACATCCCTCCAACAGGCTTGAAGATGGCTTCTACTTTCATTGGCAACTCCACATCAATCCAAGAGATGTTCAGAAGGGTCAGTGAGCAGTTCACTGCCATGTTCCGCAGGAAAGCTTTCTTGCATTGGTATACTGGAGAAGGCATGGATGAGATGGAATTCACAGAGGCTGAGAGCAACATGAATGATTTGGTGTCAGAATACCAGCAGTACCAGGATGCAACTGCAGATGAGGAAGGAGAGTACGAGGATGAAGAGGAATATGAAGAAGAAGCCTAA
- the LOC8266453 gene encoding serine racemase isoform X2 yields METRSRISTEKYAADISSIREAHARINPFIHKTPVLSSESLNALSGRKLFFKCECFQKGGACNAIFSLDDDQTAKGVVTHSSGNHAAALSLAAKLRGIPAYIVVPKTAPRCKVENVIRYGGQVIWSEPSLHSRESVATKVVQETGAVLIHPYNDRRIISGQGTISLELLEQAPQIDTIIVPISGGGLISGVALAAKSINPSIRILAAEPKGANDAAQSKAAGEIITLPETNTIADGLRASLGSLTWPVVRDLVDDVITLEDNEIVEAMKLCYEILKVAIEPSGVIGLAAILSDSFQKNPNWKDCSNIGIILSGGNVDLGVIWDSFRKLNQTGC; encoded by the exons ATGGAAACAAGGAGCCGAATAAGCACAGAGAAATATGCTGCAGATATCTCCTCCATAAGAGAAGCACATGCGCGCATTAACCCATTTATTCACAAAACACCAGTCCTTTCCTCAGAATCTCTAAATGCTCTGTCTGGAAGGAAGCTATTCTTTAAATGTGAATGTTTTCAAAAGGG GGGGGCTTGCAATGCTATCTTTTCCCTCGATGATGATCAGACAGCCAAAGGAGTTGTAACACACAGCAG TGGCAACCATGCTGCAGCATTGTCTTTGGCTGCAAAATTAAGGGGAATACCAGCATATATAGTTGTACCAAAAACTGCTCCAAGATGCAAAGTTGAGAATGTCATACGCTATGGTGGTCAAGTTATATGGAGTGAGCCTTCTCTGCACTCGAGGGAGAGCGTTGCAACCAAGGTAGTGCAAGAAACTGGAGCAGTTCTTATTCATCCTTATAATGATAGGCGCATTATAAG TGGGCAGGGTACCATATCACTAGAGCTTCTGGAACAAGCCCCGCAAATTGACACTATTATAGTTCCTATAAGTG GAGGCGGTTTAATATCAGGGGTGGCATTGGCTGCTAAGTCGATCAACCCCTCTATTCGAATTTTGGCTGCTGAACCTAAGGGAGCTAATGATGCAGCTCAATCAAAAGCAGCTGGTGAGATTATAACCTTGCCTGAAACCAACACTATCGCTGATGGGCTCCGAGCTTCTCTTGGAAGTCTGACATG GCCAGTGGTACGCGATCTTGTAGATGATGTTATAACCCTTGAGGATAATGAGATTGTAGAAGCAATGAAACTCTGTTATGAGATTCTGAAAGTTGCCATTGAACCGAGTGGAGTCATTGGCCTTGCAGCTATTTTATCTGATAGTTTCCAGAAAAATcccaattggaaggattgcAGCAACATAGGCATCATACTTTCAGGAGGTAATGTTGATCTTGGTGTCATTTGGGATTCATTCAGAAAGTTAAATCAAACTGGTTGTTAG
- the LOC8266453 gene encoding serine racemase isoform X1, which translates to METRSRISTEKYAADISSIREAHARINPFIHKTPVLSSESLNALSGRKLFFKCECFQKGGAFKFRGACNAIFSLDDDQTAKGVVTHSSGNHAAALSLAAKLRGIPAYIVVPKTAPRCKVENVIRYGGQVIWSEPSLHSRESVATKVVQETGAVLIHPYNDRRIISGQGTISLELLEQAPQIDTIIVPISGGGLISGVALAAKSINPSIRILAAEPKGANDAAQSKAAGEIITLPETNTIADGLRASLGSLTWPVVRDLVDDVITLEDNEIVEAMKLCYEILKVAIEPSGVIGLAAILSDSFQKNPNWKDCSNIGIILSGGNVDLGVIWDSFRKLNQTGC; encoded by the exons ATGGAAACAAGGAGCCGAATAAGCACAGAGAAATATGCTGCAGATATCTCCTCCATAAGAGAAGCACATGCGCGCATTAACCCATTTATTCACAAAACACCAGTCCTTTCCTCAGAATCTCTAAATGCTCTGTCTGGAAGGAAGCTATTCTTTAAATGTGAATGTTTTCAAAAGGG TGGAGCATTCAAATTCAGGGGGGCTTGCAATGCTATCTTTTCCCTCGATGATGATCAGACAGCCAAAGGAGTTGTAACACACAGCAG TGGCAACCATGCTGCAGCATTGTCTTTGGCTGCAAAATTAAGGGGAATACCAGCATATATAGTTGTACCAAAAACTGCTCCAAGATGCAAAGTTGAGAATGTCATACGCTATGGTGGTCAAGTTATATGGAGTGAGCCTTCTCTGCACTCGAGGGAGAGCGTTGCAACCAAGGTAGTGCAAGAAACTGGAGCAGTTCTTATTCATCCTTATAATGATAGGCGCATTATAAG TGGGCAGGGTACCATATCACTAGAGCTTCTGGAACAAGCCCCGCAAATTGACACTATTATAGTTCCTATAAGTG GAGGCGGTTTAATATCAGGGGTGGCATTGGCTGCTAAGTCGATCAACCCCTCTATTCGAATTTTGGCTGCTGAACCTAAGGGAGCTAATGATGCAGCTCAATCAAAAGCAGCTGGTGAGATTATAACCTTGCCTGAAACCAACACTATCGCTGATGGGCTCCGAGCTTCTCTTGGAAGTCTGACATG GCCAGTGGTACGCGATCTTGTAGATGATGTTATAACCCTTGAGGATAATGAGATTGTAGAAGCAATGAAACTCTGTTATGAGATTCTGAAAGTTGCCATTGAACCGAGTGGAGTCATTGGCCTTGCAGCTATTTTATCTGATAGTTTCCAGAAAAATcccaattggaaggattgcAGCAACATAGGCATCATACTTTCAGGAGGTAATGTTGATCTTGGTGTCATTTGGGATTCATTCAGAAAGTTAAATCAAACTGGTTGTTAG
- the LOC8266454 gene encoding probable CoA ligase CCL9, whose amino-acid sequence MFLLTFPAITSPCSRTIKPPRKMETLTLTGLLKKSAAEFPNNRAIHVSRKLDLTHSQLQHLIDHAASLLVASGVSPGHVVALTFPNTVEYVIMFLAVIRCRAIAAPLNPAYTAEEFEFYLSDSESKLLITSQEGIQSAQTSASKLNIPHVTATLHIETKTISLSNAINLDDNSVTELINESSDVALFLHTSGTTSRPKGVPLTQLNLASSVLNIKSVYRLSESDATVLVLPLFHVHGLLAGLLSSLVSGAAVTLPAAGRFSASTFWSDMNTCKATWYTAVPTIHQIILDRHVSNPEPAYPKLRFIRSCSASLAPAILARLEEAFGAPVLEAYAMTEASHLMASNPLPEDGGHKAGSVGRPVGQEMAVLDENGVVQPVGVSGEVCIRGANVTKGYKNNPEANKSAFQFGWFHTGDVGFFDSDGYLHLVGRIKELINRGGEKISPIEVDAVLLSHPDVAQAVAFGVPDDKYGEEINCAIIPREDSDTDEADVLRYCKKNLASFKVPKKVFITDYLPKTATGKIQRRIVAEHFLSQISTAKVPKFGA is encoded by the exons ATGTTCCTTCTCACCTTCCCAGCTATAACCTCCCCCTGCTCCCGAACTATAAAGCCTCCTCGT AAAATGGAAACCCTTACCTTAACTGGTTTGTTAAAGAAATCTGCTGCTGAATTCCCAAATAATCGTGCCATTCATGTTTCTCGAAAACTCGATCTGACTCATTCTCAATTACAACACCTCATTGATCATGCCGCTTCTCTCCTTGTCGCTTCCGGTGTCTCTCCTGGCCATGTCGTCGCTCTCACTTTTCCCAACACCGTTGAG TATGTGATAATGTTCTTAGCCGTAATTCGTTGCCGAGCCATTGCCGCCCCGCTAAATCCGGCCTACACAGCCGAGGAATTCGAGTTTTACCTCTCCGACTCAGAATCAAAGCTTCTCATTACATCACAAGAAGGCATCCAATCAGCTCAAACCTCTGCTTCTAAGCTAAATATCCCTCACGTAACCGCCACGCTCCATATAGAAACCAAAACAATATCCCTCTCAAACGCCATAAATCTTGATGATAACTCGGTAACTGAACTCATTAACGAATCATCTGACGTGGCGCTCTTTCTTCACACGTCTGGCACCACAAGCCGCCCAAAAGGCGTGCCTTTGACTCAGCTTAACTTAGCTTCCTCTGTTTTAAACATAAAGTCTGTATATAGACTCAGCGAGTCTGACGCAACAGTTTTAGTTTTACCTTTATTTCATGTTCATGGCTTACTAGCTGGCTTACTCAGCTCTCTAGTCTCTGGAGCTGCTGTCACTCTTCCAGCCGCTGGAAGATTCTCGGCTTCAACATTTTGGTCAGACATGAATACATGTAAAGCCACGTGGTACACAGCAGTCCCTACTATTCATCAAATTATACTTGACCGCCACGTTAGCAATCCTGAGCCGGCTTACCCTAAGCTGAGGTTTATCAGGAGCTGCAGCGCGTCTTTGGCACCGGCTATATTGGCTCGGCTTGAGGAGGCTTTTGGGGCCCCAGTTTTGGAGGCTTATGCAATGACCGAGGCTTCTCACTTAATGGCTTCTAACCCGTTACCGGAAGACGGTGGACATAAAGCCGGGTCGGTTGGGCGACCCGTCGGGCAAGAAATGGCGGTTTTGGATGAGAATGGGGTTGTGCAACCGGTTGGTGTTAGTGGGGAGGTGTGTATAAGAGGAGCAAATGTGACTAAAGGGTATAAGAATAATCCTGAAGCTAATAAATCAGCATTTCAATTCGGGTGGTTTCATACTGGTGATGTCGGTTTCTTTGACTCAGATGGATACTTGCATTTAGTGGGTCGGATTAAGGAGCTTATTAACCGTGGAG GGGAGAAGATATCACCAATTGAAGTTGATGCAGTACTTCTATCTCATCCTGATGTTGCTCAAGCAGTTGCATTTGGGGTACCAGATGACAAATATGGCGAAGAG ATAAACTGTGCCATAATTCCAAGGGAAGATTCGGATACTGACGAGGCTGATGTTCTTCGTTACTGCAAGAAAAATCTTGCTAGTTTCAAGGTTCCAAAGAAGGTTTTCATCACTGATTATCTCCCAAAAACAGCTACTGGGAAAATTCAGCGAAGGATTGTGGCAGagcattttctttctcaaatctCTACTGCCAAAGTTCCAAAATTTGGAGCTTAA